One genomic region from Prunus persica cultivar Lovell chromosome G3, Prunus_persica_NCBIv2, whole genome shotgun sequence encodes:
- the LOC109947994 gene encoding uncharacterized protein LOC109947994 has translation MQIDEDPSWQDPIIDYLTNGNLPTDKSEARKVQQKAARYYMHGNKLIRRSYSGPHLTCIKYPQTLEVLCKIHDGECGNHSGSRSLAQKALNIGYFWPTMRHDSSEYVKKCDHWESSYEMCRTHSESLKGDPGTRQLPKGNHPRDV, from the exons ATGCAGATTGACGAGGACCCCAGTtggcaagaccccatcatcgaCTATTTGACGAATGGAAACCTGCCAACGGACAAGTCCGAAGCTAGAAAGGTCCAGCAGAAAGCCGCGAGATACTACATGCACGGCAACAAGCTCATCCGCAGATCGTACTCCGGCCCTCATCTCACCTGCATAAAGTACCCTCAGACGCTTGAGGTTCTCTGCAAAATTCACGACGGCGAGTGTGGCAACCACTCTGGAAGCAGGTCGCTCGCCCAGAAAGCTCTAAACATAGGCTACTTCTGGCCTACCATGCGTCACGACTCCTCTGAATATGTTAAGAAGTGTGATCACT gggaatCATCTTACGagatgtgcagaacacactcggagtctctcaagggggaTCCTGGTActcgccaacttcctaagggaaATCATCCTAGAGATGTGTag